cctcttcaattccatctgcttcattgctagatcagcctctatcttaatctgagttatcttttgttcggcctctaattttaactgggtttgctctcgttcggcttctatctttaactgggtttgctctcgttcggcctctatctttaactgggtttgctctcgttcagcctctaatctccttTGCTcttgttcagcttctaatttattttgctctcgttcagcctctatctttgccagctgcacctgtgcctcagaaattgttatttcactgccaggaaactgttttaacacttccttctcaaacaccttcttttccacataatggccagctatcagtctctgaatatctgcctttctcatagactgctttacttctgtaaggtttagccttgtagcaatctttatcaaatcatcctttttcgccacctccaatcccttttgggttggtgactccaaaaatgccttaatatccattgctgctggtttccacacacacaagccaattaaaaagaatttatcagacctccctcaaaaacctttggattgaatcccgaacaaatctcgtcaatctggggaacgatcccagacgacactcgttaatctttggattggatcccggacgagcccccaattttgtcacgaaccagcaacaaaagaaacacactgagcctgattcagtgttaaaaactattttattaatcactacttatgataatacgtaaaataaaagtaaaaatgttagtatgttagaattcaaaaatgttaaacctcgaacgttaaccccaaaactaaactcgtcgtgtgtgtgtgtgtgacaaagtccaaaactcccagttccggaatggttcttaaagttcagttccgcaagccataaggtgaaacatgagcaagggcttcttcaacaaccaccgttgtctgaagataagacgtagacatagagaaacagagagagagtaaatacgaaatccaaatgttccacgatggaacacaaacgacacttcagtgtttacttggtagtgacttcctcaccccgaaaagcatctgaatcgtggtcgtccacacacaaatacctgtttccttctccaggtcagcaacaaagtgaactccaccggattacttccaacttttccatgcatggatttcagtggcagacacagttattgtttctcatccatcgatagagaaaactagcaggctggtgtctctctcccttctctctctctctctctctccttcttctgacttcttcaacaacgtcattacgtcctttatcttctattgacgtaagcatgccccacacacacacacacacactctctatcttaaagggactttcactgagtccgtaacaatataaAACCagcattttaaatcattttagttTATGTATTTCTtagaatgagaatttttaaaaatataacaccATGGACATAAGACAATTCCTCTTGCACACCTTACACTCTCAACCCAATATTTCAAGATTGGAATCCACCCTCAGCCCAACAAATCATTCTTCGAGTTCATGTGAAACGTGGGTTTCGTCAATACCATTTGGAATACTTCCAATGCTTTCAATTTTGACTATGTTGATTAAGTTCTACTTTTCCCCATTGGCCTTATAATAGAATACTTTTAGCCACTTTAGTTTATTCACCATCTCATAACTAAAACACTTCTGTTGAGGTCCATGTCACAACTTCTATTTTTCCATTTCTGCCACATTGCCACTTCCGTCATTGCCATTTATAAAAGCGTTTGCTTAAAGATTATAAACTTTCACTCAGCTCTTTTAagtgttttttgaggatgtaactgcaATACTGGAAGAAAGGTTGACTTTGTCCGTGCATCTTTCCTGAATCTTGAAATGATCAGGAAAGGGGGATCAAAATGGTTGAATCAAGTCTGATCCAAGTCTTGAGGCCAATGTGTATGTTTTTATTCTGGACAGTTTGCTGAACAATGTATGAGATTCTAATAATTTGGCAACAGACATTCTGTTTGTGTTgcaggtcctggcagagataACACCATTAGTGAGGATACAATCCGTGCTTCATTGATCTCTGCAGTTAGTGATAAACTGCGTTGGCGGATGAAAGAAGAAATGGACCGTGCCCAGGCTGAACTTGATGCCCTCAAACGAACAGAGGAAGACCTGAAGAAAGGCCACCAGAAGCTCGAAATGATGGTCAGTCAGTTGGATCAGGAAATGGTAAGACTGAGTCACAGAAAAGGATTGCTAACTTTTATAATCTAACAATATGATAATGCATCCCATTATTTATACCATGCTAAATTTGCCAGAAAGAGATTAACCCAGTCATTTTTATTTAAACCTGTTTCTTATCAGGTTTTAGCCATGCATATTCTAAAGATCAGAATGATATTCTGCAGTCCCACTTCCTCAATGATCCTAACAATATGGTAGAATCAGTTGGAAGAGTCTTGTCCACAGGCTGTAAAACTCAtgcatgcatgcgtgtgtgtgcacacgtgtgcGTTTCTGGAAATGACCTATAATTTGGATTCTCAACATGGATCTGCTGATGGTGGCTTCAACAAAATGACCTGATTCCAGATTTAAGCAAATTTCCTTGGTTTCCCCTGTATTTTGCGAATCACCTCTGGCCTTCCGAATGTTCTTtgtaaaactttattcatcattatGGAATGACATGTTTTTTTAATAGAAATTCATAAGTTAATTGTGGAGATGTTCACCCTCTAATCCTAAAGAGCTGGAATGCTCTGACAGCTGTTTGGGGGTTCTGTAGAGAACTACTGGGTAGCTGCAGTGCTTGCGACACCCTCGAACAGGGAGGCACGTGTATCTGAGGAATCTCTCAGCCTTGTGGAATTGCCGTGGAGGCCAGGGGCATTCCATAAGTTGCTGAGCTGAGAGGCTGGTTGAGCTGTGCATCTGACACTTCTGCTTCACTTCAGCCATAACTGGTGCCTCCAGCCTGacccccattcatttgaatggtggATTACTGACTTTTAAAGGTAAATTTctagttttacttcagtggaTATTTATGTTTATAATTAGTTTTAAGTTTTCAAATTATTTGTatctgatttttaaattttttgttaAACCACGTGAGCTTGCAGCCTGCCATGCCTCATGGGTCACAGCAGTGACATCTGTGTGTTGGGGGTATGGAGCGAGCACGGAAAACTGCAAGGCACAGGTGTGTCAAGGCAATCTGGCCTGTCAAGGAACTGTAGCTTTCAATCTTGCCTCCTCTCCAAACCGTCTATCTCCCCTTAACCCTCATTTATCACTGTATTGGAGCACTTGATTCTTAAAAATTGTCAAAAATGTTTTCAGAGGAAAGAGGACTGATGTCGGCATGACTCGGTATCACCATCAATTGATGCTTGGGTGGTTTTGAATTTTGCCTCAGGAATGTCTGCCTCTGTATTCTGTAGATCATATTCCTGCAAAATGGCATATCTATTTAGtagttatttttgtaaaattACCATCaccattcctccagcagttagatTGTATGAAGTTTCACTGACTCAAAACCTGTCACTTTCCCAGTCTGATGTAGACAAGAACATTGAAGCACTAAAGAAGAAGGATGAAGAGCTGAGTGTTGCACTTGAGAAAATGGAGAGCCAGTCTGAAAATAATGACATTGATGAGGTTGTTGTGCCAACAGCCCCACTCTACAAACAAATCCTTAATCTTTATGCAGAGGAGAATGCCATTGAGGACACCATTTTCTATCTGGGTGAAGCCCTGAGACGGGATGTCATTGATTTGGAAGTCTTCTTAAAGGTGATTGGTCTGAATTGATGTGTTAATCAATGCTCCTTGGGCCCTATTCCATGCCCTGTTTAATGTCTCTGGTAATGAGTTCCTGTATTGTCCACATCATTCTCCTGAGTGCAGTGTTGAGAGTAACCCCAACAAGTGAATGTTAGCAACCCTGAACAGTCCTACGTGATCAACCTGAGTGTTTAAGATCTCTTGATTAGTATGGTGTGAGACCCAGTCCTGAGGGTTGCATCTATATCTGTTTACAGGCCTATCTCCCCTTATTTTCTCCTCTGACCTCTAGTCCATGAAACCCTATTCTTCATCCTGTAtccttatttcatttttaaaatcccTTCTTTATCTCTGTTCTTTCAACCTTCAGATCTCTGCACGAATCCAATTTGGACCTCCTTAAGCATTTGATTTTAATTGTTCTACTTTTGGCAGCAATGCCTTAGTTGCCAGAATCCACCTCTGAAATTTCAGCCCTAGCACTTTGTTCATCAGTTTTGTGCTGTAATATGATCCttaaaaaaatctatcaagcTGCTCCATTGTTACCTTACATGGTTTGCTGCCAGATGTAGTTCAAGCTCATGTGAAGCACCTTGCAGAGTTTTACTACTGTTGTTGTGACTGAGTAATGCCAAGGGATTCAGTTTAATGTAAATCTTTGTTTCATTGGTAGCTTCAAGCTTGACACTAAATGGAATCGATCATTACAGAAAGCCCAAGAAACTTAAAATACTATAAGGCTTTTTCTGTAACAAAGGGCTAGCCATCAGTTCTTTATTAATTGTGAATATAAATATGTCATTGTTATCTGACAGTCTAGCAACTAGTTAGCCATCAAGAGGCACTGAGCAATGCATTCATGAGGGATTACATAGAATATGcagttcttaaatgcttctatattATTCATGTTGTTGTGGCTAGTTCCATATTCTACCCATTTCTTGGGTAAAGATGTTTCATCTGAATTCCCTATTGCATTTCCTCTTGATCTTTATTTCTGGTCTtcctcacattctccctgtatccacACTACAAGCCTTTTATCAATTTAAAGATCTCAATACCCCAATATTTCTGGTATTATCCTTAAGCCTCTATAAGCTGAGGtaagtacaacatttaaaaggcacttggacagatatatggagAGAACGGGTTCCAAAGATAGGGGACAAGCacaggattagcttagatgggaactttggaccaaagggcctgtatccatgctgtatgactcaatgatgtGGTGATTAGAATGCTACACTGTACCCAGTGGTCTAGCTGAGATTTGATGAAGGCATAACTTCACTACTTTTCTATTCCTTAGTGTTTTGTTCTCTTTGTGGTCTTTCTAACCTCTGGCACAACTTTTAATGATTGGTATATTCATAGACTGAGTTCCCTTTGTTCCTTAGCACCACCCAGACTTGTATCTTCCAAGTAATGAATGACTTCCCTATTCTTCCCAAAATGTACTGTTTGTATTTGCATCTCTCTTCTGACAAGTTCAACATTCTTCTTGATGTTGACTATTTCCTGCACTCCTACTCCCAATTTGGTGTTGCCTACAATGTGTTTTTTTGTTTAATCCCTTGGGTTTCTTAATGATTCAGAAAATTAGCTAAATAAAAGTCCTAAGCTATGCTCCATTGCTCATGACTGGTTTTGCCCAAGTCACCATGAAGGAATAAGAGAAACAGATCTGAAATACTACTTGTGTTTGAGCTTAATCATTCAGGATTAGAAAATAGCCTCCAACCAAGTTCAACAATGTCTTCCTGAACATAAGTTTATTCATCACTAAtgttatttttcttctctctacAGCACGTGCGTCTCTTATCTCGCAAACAGTTCCAGCTTCGAGCATTGATGCAGAAAGCAAGAAAGACAGCTGGCCTTAGTGACTTGTATTGAATTGATTTTTAGAGCCAGGTCTGACTCCTTTTTTTGTCTGCAATTAACCAATTTCAAAGAAAGGATAAGTTATTGGATATGCTAGCTGTAAATTATGTtgactttgattgttttctttgaaacatctTTTTGTGAAGGCACTTTGTATTTACCTGTAACCTTCAGGATAGGTAGGAATTGGAATAAAGATTCTTTAAATTCCAAGCTTAATTGACTGTATTGTCAGTTTTCTTTCAACAAAATGGATCAAATTTTCTCTGGATTCATTTGACTTCTTTCCTCATTGATATGTCCTTTAAATGGACTTCATAAAGAGGGGAAGATCAGGTGGGATTTAAGAAATGGTGGTAGAAAGTGAATCATGTGATTAATTTGATAATGTTATCCATTCCTGGAAGCATAGGATGAAGATCATCTTAAAAGGCCTAGTCTCTCTCGCACATTCATAATCTTCTACTTCAATCTTCTCAGTAAGTGATTTTCCATGCAAAAAGGGCTTAGCCCTCACTTCAGAGGCAGAATCAAGTGCtgattaaaaatcaaattcaagCTGATTTTTAGATACTGAGGGTTACTCAAACCAACTTCAAAGCTGTAAATTTAATAGTAAATTAAGAAAATGAACTTGTTTGTTTTAGAGTGATCATTATTTTATTCATACAAAGCTGCCTACTCTAAATACTTTAAGTCAGGTACTTGGGCAAGTAGGACAACATGATCAACCATACAACAATATTGTTCTGACCAGGGATAGAAAAATAAGTCATAATTTTACTCAAAGCAACTCCTCGCACAAAGAACGGGGTTACACACAACTAGCGATCCTGTTACCAGTGGAGGTTAGGAAGACGAGGGGAAAGGTTCAGAACTTCAGTTCCTTCTGAATGCTCCACAAAGTGGTAGCACTCTGCTGCAGCTTTGCTTCTTCATCAGGCTTCAGTGTCATCTTCACAACATTAGAGATTCCATGATTATCCAACACACTAGGAAGGCTCAGGAAAACATCATTGGTAATACCATAGAAATTCTAGAGGGAAGAAGAGGATAGTCAGTGTGCTGAACTTAATAATTAGAGACCAGAGTTGAATATTATCTCCTGTCCTCACTCTGGGATGGTTATGCAGGAAAAAATGAAAAGTTATGCTTCCATTTGATATTACTAGGTCCACTTCTCCTTTTCACTAGATTTGTTTGCCACGCACTCATTGTTCCTCTTACCTTAACCATTGTAGATATTGGATGAACCCTACGCAGGTTTTTCATTATGGTTTCTGCCAGATCTGCCACAGACATCCCAATAGCCCAGGATGTATATCCTTTCAATTTTATCACCTCATAAGCACTGTGGAATAAGCAAACTGTGTCAGTTAATGCTTTGGTAAGATTATATTACATTTATTCCCATACTGCAAATAGTTGTATGGTTTGCATTATTAGAAAACATTCTACCAATAACTTTCATTTTCTACTGCGGTATTAGTCCTGCAGCATGGCAGAGCCATGCTCAAGTGACACCACATGCACAAGCCTACACTGAGCATAATTGCTTGACTCCTCCCCATAAACATTTATTCAAATGTGGGTTACTTGACTGTAGTACTTAAATGTTTATGCCAAATCCTGAAGTTATACTGGAGTGGGTGCTATGACTAAAGATAATTTCAAGTTATACAATGGAAGGATAGATAAACCACCTTTGTGGTCTTGTTAAATTTACCAGAGCAAGcatcttcaaaaacaaaaaaaaaacaaaataaaaattccagTTCTACATTTCAATACAACTCAATACACTTTCATTATATCCAAACTTTTAAATCACAATTTCTAATTCTGCTGCTAATTGCTGTTGTTTGGTATACAAAGTTAACACAATTTACAAAACAAATAGTGATCCTCAATGGAAGCAAGTTTTAGTGGCATTTTGAAAACCTGAATAAAAGATAACTATTACAAGCTTCTCCAAATTCCATTCAAAGGGCCACAACAGATGAGATGGAAACTAATGTTTGCCAATATAGAATGtaaattattaataaaacatCTGTTTGGTCTCTGCAGTTATCACCTGTCAACCACATCCTTGTGCACCTTCTTCCAGTCCTCTTTGTCCGTGTCAGTTCCTATCTCAGGGTGAAGTTCCTTCAGGTTGACACCTGCAACATTCATGCCACTCCACACAGGCACTAATAAAAGAACCAAGAAAAAATACAGCAAATTAATACAAAAGCAGCACTTAAAATAACCCAACATTTATCACAGTTGTCATACAACACAAAATTCCACCCAGCCTTTTAAAGATAGTTCTGACTGTTTGAGACAGGATTTAGTTTATCCATACAGAAGGATAATCCTGCAAACAGTAACCCATCACTTCTTTGGAAGATAACATATGGGgaactttatttttctctttgtacGAAGAAACTTTGGCtgttgttgggggagggggaacataTTTATGATGCTCAATTGCAATATGAATGGAACAGACCTAGATCCTTCAAATTTGCAGAACACTGCAAAAACTACTCACAACCCACCAAATTCCTCAAGTCATCATTGGTTTAACAATGCTATACTGTTTTAATTGTACTCAAGTCCTTGAAGGTTTGAAACCATTGTGATTCATCATGCAGACTGATCCACTGAAATTGTATTTCCAACTCCATTCTGAACTTGATATTGCATTTTTAAACTACTATCAGTTCATCCCATACCACTAAAGCTTCCTATTCCCCACAAGATCTGTAATCTACCCAAATCACACTGAAGAACatagtaggccacttggctcctcaagcctaccTCACTGTTCaacatgattgtggctgatctgccccagaccttttccttttctgttttatctAATAACTAAATGCATGCAATTCCCATGTCTCTCACCATTATTGCAAACAGCTGTTAAAGATATTTGACAGCTCTGTGGAAAGTAACTAACCAGTTCCAACATGACATTTGACCTACTTCAATTTCAACTATAACCTCCAAGCATAAAATTGGAACAGCTCCTTTAGACATACCACTGGAGTCTCCGTGCTCGCCAATCACCCAGCCATGACAGCTGGAGCTGTGGATTCCTAGTCTCTCCCCCATTAGGTATCTGAAGCGTGCAGAGTCCAAGTTGCAGCCACTACCAATAACACGATGCATGGGAAAGCCACTCAGCTTCCACGCCACATAGGTCAGAATGTCCACTGATGGGgaaagagggtgagagagaaaagaaaatttaaGCATGTAGAATAACTCCCAAAGCAACTGCTCTATTCATTCCTGTTCCTCCTCTCCTCCAACAATGACAGAAACAATCTTCCCTATTTTCATTAATTATTAAACCACATAACTGTGTGGTAAACACAAAGAGGGTACATTAAACCCAGGTTATATACTCGATTGTAGTTCTTTAAAAAGGCCCATTTCCTACATATTTTAATTCCAGCACTTAAAACAGTCGGTGCAGAATTACTCAGTGGGATTTAAGAATGCATATTTAGCTTTATGCTGCGATTAAATACCCTAATCTTTTGTTTGAATATATGCCAAAATTGTGAATTCCAAGGTGACTAGGTTGCCTTTGTAGCAGAGGCATTTCGATGGCAATGGTGCTTCGTACTAGTGTTCTGAACAAAAGACATCTACCGGAGGGAACTCCTATAGCTCGCTCAGCACATTCCATTAGCCATCCTTTCAGAGAAATTACTCTTTCTCCCTGTGCAACCAAACCCCCCAACCCAGTCCACTTTCACATTTGCCTCATTTACATTCCATTTGCAGTTACacacattcctccccccccccccccccacctcacctcaccccttgGATTCTAGCATAATAGGCTCACTGAGCCAACAGCGGGCTGAAAGCTCTTCCAACAAAgctaaagtgaaaacaaaaagggaaaggaTGTGTTATGCAAGCCTGAAAGTGATGCAGAGGTCTCGGTAACTGTAGATAagaacaatgaaatacatctggAAAAGAAGCCAGTTGGGACTTTGGGTCAATTTTTGACATGGTGGTTGATGCTCAGGAAGAAATTTAGATTCTGATGAAATAGCCAATGGAGATAAAGGCTGGGAAGACAATCACATACATTTGGCAGAGCTGAGTGGAAAGCTTTGCTTTACCAAAGCTAACCCAAAAGTTGTGGCTTTTTCACAATTTGGTACCAGACAACAGACTGCTGGTTACACATTTGGAGTGATAGTAGGACAGTGGGTATGGCATGAAAAGGAAATTATCTTATGACTAACAGATGTCAGCAAGGATTGGGTAGGAGAGACTTTATGGTTTGGAATAGAAGCCATTCCAAGGATGGAACTTTGATGTGAccatgcaaagaaaaaaaagcattgcTGGTGATTTACTGGGTAACTGTGAAACATAAAGGAATGGACCTAAGTAATGCAATTCCAGGGACACATTGAGGAGAAACCGATATAACAGTCAATACAAGTTTTTCCAAAAATGACAAACGTTGCTGTAGAGGAATAGAAGTACAGGAGTCATAAAGGACATCAATAATTTCACCACAAGACTTATGGTAATTGAACAGATCAGATTTAcaagttttgaaataaaaagcaatagGCAAAGGCTGCATGGAGCCAGAACGGAAGACTAGATGGAGTGAACCAATGAGGAAAGGAATAACTCATGCTGTAATACCTTTAAGTATTTAATAGTTAATTAAAATTCCAATTAACTAGATTTGTTGgattttcttttcaacatttgACAACTGTTTATCTTACTTAGGCTACCTTAGGAGAGATTCTGTCAATAGCAAAACAGATCATTATCCTATCCCAGTATGCCTGTAAAAACAGCTATCCTTTCACCAACAATGCTTCCCTGTAATTGCATCTCGAGTAATTGTTTGACCACAAGGCTTCACGTTTCTCATCCTGAACCCACAACAAATCCAAGCCCTCCCGTGCAAGGTAGATAGCACTCACCTGGGTTGGACACAATGAGCAAGACACAGTCTGGACTGTGCTTGACAATATCTGGAATAATATGTTTGAAGATATTCACATTACGTTGAACCAGATTCAGGCGGCTCTCTCCCTCCTGCTGCCGAGCACCAGCTGTGACCACAACCAGCTTGGAGCCGGCACTAACAGAATAATCTGTCAAATGAACAAAATAGTTAGTCCCATCGGGTCCCAATGACACCATTACATATCTCATTTCTTAACTGATAACTGGTCTGAAAGAATTGCACATTACCTTCTCCACTGGCACACTGTGTACAAGAATCAAATTCTAGCCCAACCTATAGACACGTACACTAAAATCTCAAGTCTTCACTAGAAGGCCAATAGAATTTGCAGTTCTCATTCTTTGCACCTTTTCCCATTGCTTCCTATTCAAGACCCGCAAGTCTGACCTACCCAGTTCGCCACATGACATGGTTCATGTCACTGACATTCTTTGCAACCTTTGCATGCTATTTGGCCTAAGAATTCTCTGCCTGTAATAACACACTCTCCACAAGCCTTCTACAATGTTCCTTCAGTTAATCCTTCTCTCTATCTCCTCATACCTGAAATCATCTGAGGGATATTTGTTGTCCATGGTTTTAGAGTTATTAGTCCTGAACAAAACATCCAAATGCTTTCCCTAGCATGGCCCTGCAACATCTGTGATATCCACGGACAATATTGTTGTTTTAATGCTGTCATCTTTTCAAAGACTATGCATGTGACTAACTGGTGAGGACAAGTGTTTAGGGTAGCAAGTTCCAGGGCCAATTTGTGCAGTAAAATGCCAGGATAGTtgagcacaacatcatgagcctgttcctgtgctgtactgctctatgttacATAAGCATTCTTTGCCAGCAATGCATAATCCTTCACTAAAAATACCTTTGTTGATCATTTACAATACTAGAAGAACCTCAGAATTCATCAGGGAGATGCCAAGATAGTACCCAAGTTAATATCATTCCTGCCctgccccactccccccaccatcccaccctTCTATCTAGTCCCACAACCTTCTCCCCTCACCTCAATACTTCCTATCACTGCTCAATCCCTCACTCCTCCCATTCAGCCCATAACATCACACTCACCCTTGCCAGACACAATCTTGGGAGTGTGGAGGAAAAGGCTACCATGTTGTAAGTCCATCATCTCTCCCTTCAATTTATCCTCCATTACATCCACCAGAGCCAACTCATCTGCCAGATCCTGAAACAAGGAACCATGGAATCACAGTTACATTCAACTGGGCAATACTCCTAATGCCATAAGGCCTAGTAGTGTTACAATTTGATTGCCATTTTCTTTAAAGTTACTTGATTCTAGCCCGGATAGCCATTTAAGTTTTGAAGAATGTCTCAACAGCCCTGAAatagagtggggggtggggtgtgtgtgcaaTTAGACAAAATTTTTATTCCTGATGGCTATTGGAACCATGTCTCCTGTAGTTCAACAGCCACCAAAGAAATCTTCCCATGAAAGCCAGATGAATAAAAGGTAAGATGGCCCTTGGCGTGCAAGAGTCAGCATTGTGTTGAGTGGGGAGTAGAAATGGAGAGATGGTACTGGCATGAAATTCAAAATTTCAAATGTCATTTTGCAAGCCACTTTAAGGCATACCAGAATTTTCAGTTCTAAATGTGTTCAATAACTATAACTCCACCAGTCTAATCCTGGTGGGATCTACAACTTTGTCACCTGAACATCATCTTACCTTCATTAAGACACTGATGGCACATGCCATTCCTACCGCACCCACACCAACAATGGTTATCTTGTTGTAGGAGCGCTTCTCCTGGGAGGTCTCCAAGTGGCCAATGAGCTTTTCCTTCAGGTTTGCCATTTTTGCTGCCAAAAAGAAATAAGAGGCATCAGTTTCTAGTCTCTTTAACCACTTTCCCCAAAAGCTTTTTCAATCCTTGACACCTCAGTATTTCTGGCATTGCTCTCCTCATATCTCACTTCAATAaacatgcatttttaaaaaatgtgcacaATAAATAAACTGACTGGGTGCATTATACAGTGTGGTACTAGAATCACTCTCCAAAATTCGCCATAGTCTCACATTGCTATGAATCATTACTGACTTTTTAAAATAAGCCTTGCATTATTCTAATTCTTGGTACTGAGGTTGCTACTTACCCCCTCAATATCTAGAGATATATTTGTCAGCATTATACTTCAATCACCACTGATCTGTTT
The genomic region above belongs to Pristis pectinata isolate sPriPec2 chromosome 14, sPriPec2.1.pri, whole genome shotgun sequence and contains:
- the LOC127577580 gene encoding L-lactate dehydrogenase A chain isoform X1, with translation MHYDANLKRGASSMRAAHCSIWAAGEAKMANLKEKLIGHLETSQEKRSYNKITIVGVGAVGMACAISVLMKDLADELALVDVMEDKLKGEMMDLQHGSLFLHTPKIVSGKDYSVSAGSKLVVVTAGARQQEGESRLNLVQRNVNIFKHIIPDIVKHSPDCVLLIVSNPVDILTYVAWKLSGFPMHRVIGSGCNLDSARFRYLMGERLGIHSSSCHGWVIGEHGDSSVPVWSGMNVAGVNLKELHPEIGTDTDKEDWKKVHKDVVDSAYEVIKLKGYTSWAIGMSVADLAETIMKNLRRVHPISTMVKNFYGITNDVFLSLPSVLDNHGISNVVKMTLKPDEEAKLQQSATTLWSIQKELKF
- the LOC127577580 gene encoding L-lactate dehydrogenase A chain isoform X2 yields the protein MANLKEKLIGHLETSQEKRSYNKITIVGVGAVGMACAISVLMKDLADELALVDVMEDKLKGEMMDLQHGSLFLHTPKIVSGKDYSVSAGSKLVVVTAGARQQEGESRLNLVQRNVNIFKHIIPDIVKHSPDCVLLIVSNPVDILTYVAWKLSGFPMHRVIGSGCNLDSARFRYLMGERLGIHSSSCHGWVIGEHGDSSVPVWSGMNVAGVNLKELHPEIGTDTDKEDWKKVHKDVVDSAYEVIKLKGYTSWAIGMSVADLAETIMKNLRRVHPISTMVKNFYGITNDVFLSLPSVLDNHGISNVVKMTLKPDEEAKLQQSATTLWSIQKELKF